One window from the genome of Oryza glaberrima chromosome 3, OglaRS2, whole genome shotgun sequence encodes:
- the LOC127765394 gene encoding low affinity sulfate transporter 3-like, whose amino-acid sequence MEDTAAAVETPVTVSTFGVSRHPDTARLVLSSPKPPGVREEFVGAVRKAFRPRASGGGGAGRTPPARWGWALTALQTVFPVLQWGRTYNFKLFRSDVMAGLTLASLGIPQSIGYANLAKLDPQYGLYTSVVPPLIYAVMGTSREIAIGPVAVVSLLLSSMVSKIVDPAVDPVNYRALVFTVTFLAGVFQVSFGLFRLGFLVDFLSHAAIVGFMAGAAIVIGLQQLKGLLGLSHFTNSTDVVSVIKAVCSALRDPWHPGNFLIGCSFLIFILATRFIGRRYKKLFWLSAISPLLSVILSTAAVYATRADKHGVKIIQRVHAGLNPSSASQIRLSGPYTVDCAKTAIICAVIALTEAIAVGRSFASIRGYKLDGNKEMIAMGCSNVAGSLSSCYVATGSFSRTAVNFSAGARSTVSNIVMSITVFIALELLMKSLYYTPIAVLASIILSALPGLIDIKEALSIWKVDKMDFLTCLGAFVGVLFGSVEIGLAVALAISFAKIIIQSIRPQVEVLGRLQGTNIFCSIRQYPVACRIPSVLTIRIDTSFLCFINSTFIKERIIEWIREEVETSDEKARERVQSVVLDMSNVVNIDTSGISALEEIHKELASLSIQMAIAGPGWQAIQKMKLAGVVDQVGGDWIFLTVGEAVEACVTMQKGTALEC is encoded by the exons atggaggacacggcggcggcggtcgagacGCCGGTGACGGTGTCCACATTCGGTGTATCCAGGCACCCGGACACGGCCAGGCTCGTGCTGAGCAGCCCCAAGCCGCCAGGCGTGCGCGAGGAGTTCGTCGGCGCCGTCCGCAAGGCGTTCCGgccgcgggcgagcggcggcggaggagcaggccgtacgccgccggcgcggtgggGGTGGGCCCTCACGGCGCTGCAGACCGTGTTCCCCGTGCTGCAGTGGGGGAGGACCTACAACTTCAAGTTGTTCAGGAGTGACGTCATGGCAGGCCTCACTCTTGCCAGCCTTGGAATTCCTCAG AGCATTGGATACGCCAATTTGGCCAAGCTGGACCCTCAGTATGGTCTTT ACACGAGCGTGGTGCCGCCGCTGATCTACGCCGTCATGGGGACGTCGCGGGAGATCGCCATcggccccgtcgccgtcgtctcgctaCTGCTGTCGTCCATGGTCTCCAAGATCGTCGACCCGGCCGTCGATCCGGTCAACTACCGCGCCCTCGTCTTCACCGTCACCTTCCTCGCCGGCGTCTTCCAGGTCTCCTTCGGCTTGTTCAG GTTGGGTTTCCTGGTGGATTTCCTGTCGCACGCGGCGATCGTTGGGTTCATGGCAGGAGCGGCGATCGTGATCGGGCTGCAGCAGCTGAAGGGATTGCTTGGGCTGAGCCATTTCACCAACAGCACCGACGTCGTCTCCGTCATCAAGGCTGTCTGCTCTGCACTCCGAGACCCG TGGCACCCCGGCAACTTCTTGATCGGATGCTCATTCCTCATCTTCATCCTCGCCACGCGATTCATT GGGAGGAGGTACAAGAAGCTGTTCTGGCTGTCGGCCATCTCGCCGCTGCTGTCCGTCATCctgtccaccgccgccgtgtacGCGACGAGGGCCGACAAGCACGGCGTCAAGATCATCCAGCGGGTGCACGCCGGCCTCAACCCGAGCTCCGCCAGCCAGATTCGCCTCAGCGGGCCGTACACCGTCGACTGCGCCAAGACCGCCATCATCTGCGCCGTCATCGCCCTCACG GAAGCCATTGCTGTTGGACGATCATTCGCGTCGATAAGAGGGTACAAACTCGACGGGAACAAGGAGATGATCGCCATGGGATGCTCAAATGTGGCCGGATCTCTCTCCTCGTGCTACGTTGCAACAG GCTCATTTTCACGAACAGCCGTCAACTTCAGCGCCGGCGCGAGGTCAACCGTGTCCAACATCGTCATGTCCATCACGGTGTTCATCGCGCTGGAGCTGCTCATGAAGTCGCTCTACTACACACCCATAGCCGTGCTGGCCTCCATCATTTTGTCGGCACTTCCAGGCCTGATCGACATCAAGGAGGCTCTCAGCATCTGGAAGGTCGACAAGATGGATTTCCTCACATGCCTCGGCGCGTTCGTCGGCGTGCTCTTCGGATCAGTCGAGATCGGCCTCGCCGTAGCG CTCGCCATCTCCTTTGCCAAGATCATCATACAGTCAATCCGGCCTCAGGTAGAGGTTCTTGGTAGGCTTCAGGGGACAAACATCTTCTGCAGCATCAGACAGTACCCTGTTGCTTGCCGGATTCCGAGTGTATTGACAATTCGCATTGATACATCATTCCTGTGCTTCATCAACTCCACTTTCATCAAAGAAAG GATCATCGAATGGATACGAGAAGAAGTCGAGACGTCTGATGAGAAGGCCAGGGAGAGGGTGCAATCTGTTGTCCTAGACATGTCAA ATGTGGTAAACATTGACACTTCAGGGATTTCGGCCTTGGAAGAGATACACAAGGAGCTGGCATCTCTTAGCATA